A portion of the Paenibacillus sp. PvR098 genome contains these proteins:
- a CDS encoding polysaccharide biosynthesis protein, with the protein MFENKTLLITGGTGSFGNAVMKKFIDTNIKEIRIFSRDEKKQDDVRKYYKNEKLKFYIGDVRDLSSVKNAIHNVDFIFHAAALKQVPSCEFFPIEAVKTNVLGTENVLTAAIENGVKKVICLSTDKAAYPINAMGISKAMMEKVYVAKSKTVDPDRTLICGTRYGNVMASRGSVIPLFIEQIKNGQPLTVTEPNMTRFLMSLEEAVELVIFAFENAEAGDIMVQKAPASTIGDLAQAIKELFDADNEIKIIGTRHGEKLYETLLTKEEHVVAQDLGGFYRVPADQRDLNYDKYFVEGDHKLSYEVEYNSHNTERLNIEQIKEKLLKLDYVQEELKKGLIQV; encoded by the coding sequence TTGTTTGAAAATAAAACTTTACTAATCACAGGCGGTACCGGTTCTTTCGGAAATGCTGTAATGAAGAAATTTATAGATACCAATATAAAAGAAATCCGTATTTTTTCTCGCGATGAAAAGAAACAGGATGACGTGCGAAAATATTATAAAAATGAGAAGCTCAAGTTTTATATAGGTGATGTACGAGACCTGTCCAGTGTCAAGAATGCCATACATAATGTAGACTTTATCTTTCATGCCGCAGCCTTGAAGCAGGTTCCTTCTTGTGAGTTTTTTCCGATAGAAGCGGTGAAAACCAACGTATTGGGTACGGAGAATGTACTTACTGCCGCGATTGAAAACGGGGTTAAAAAAGTTATTTGTCTATCTACCGATAAGGCTGCTTATCCCATAAACGCAATGGGCATCTCGAAAGCGATGATGGAAAAAGTATATGTAGCCAAGTCAAAGACAGTGGACCCTGACAGGACTCTTATCTGTGGTACACGTTACGGCAACGTGATGGCTTCCAGAGGTTCAGTTATTCCGCTTTTTATTGAACAAATAAAAAATGGTCAACCTTTAACGGTTACAGAGCCTAATATGACCAGATTCCTGATGAGTCTTGAGGAAGCGGTTGAGCTTGTTATATTTGCATTCGAAAACGCTGAAGCCGGAGATATTATGGTGCAAAAAGCGCCTGCTTCGACCATCGGAGATCTGGCACAAGCGATCAAGGAGCTATTTGATGCAGACAATGAAATCAAAATCATTGGCACTCGTCATGGCGAAAAGCTATATGAAACCCTTCTCACTAAGGAAGAGCATGTAGTTGCACAAGATTTAGGCGGATTTTACCGAGTGCCTGCAGATCAGAGAGATCTAAATTATGATAAGTACTTCGTAGAAGGGGATCATAAATTATCTTATGAGGTTGAGTATAACTCTCATAATACTGAAAGATTAAATATTGAACAGATTAAAGAAAAGTTATTAAAGCTTGACTATGTTCAAGAAGAGTTGAAAAAAGGATTGATTCAAGTATGA
- a CDS encoding glycosyltransferase family 4 protein, translated as MKKHILVISQYFYPEQFRINDICTEWVKRGYKVTVITGIPNYPQGKYYDGYGLFKKRKETYNGIEIIRIPIIPRGNNPIMLVLNYLSFVLSGLIWRSFTKIKADYVFIFEVSPMTQALPGVWYATKWQIPCYLYVQDLWPENVEIITGITNKHIIGAIGKMVDYIYARCTKIFTTSNSFVDAIEKRNVPREVIEYWPQYAEDFYRPYQRTSITEVPNDGAFNIIFAGNIGNAQGLDILPKVAALIKEKQANRKIRFNIVGDGRYKDTLIRMIHSDNVSELFNFIPKQPANRIPEFMAASDTAFLCLTNSPLFEMTIPAKLQSYMACGIPIIASAEGETGRIIKESNAGLSSPAGDAQKLYEIIIELSSKSKEELKELGINARNYYDKNFNKEVLLKRMDSNFRENLVLEEKQIV; from the coding sequence TTGAAGAAACATATTTTGGTTATTTCACAATATTTTTACCCGGAGCAGTTTCGAATTAATGATATTTGTACCGAATGGGTTAAAAGAGGATATAAAGTAACAGTTATAACTGGGATTCCCAACTATCCGCAAGGTAAATATTATGATGGATATGGACTATTTAAGAAAAGAAAAGAAACGTATAACGGTATTGAGATTATTAGGATTCCAATTATACCCAGAGGCAATAATCCAATAATGCTTGTTTTAAATTATTTATCTTTTGTGCTCTCAGGTTTAATTTGGAGATCATTCACAAAAATAAAAGCCGACTATGTATTTATATTTGAAGTATCGCCAATGACTCAAGCCTTGCCTGGTGTCTGGTATGCGACAAAATGGCAGATACCATGTTATCTATATGTGCAGGATCTATGGCCTGAGAATGTTGAAATCATAACAGGGATAACAAATAAACATATTATAGGTGCTATTGGAAAAATGGTTGATTACATTTATGCGCGGTGTACTAAAATTTTCACTACTTCAAATAGCTTTGTAGATGCAATTGAAAAACGGAATGTTCCGAGAGAAGTAATAGAGTATTGGCCACAATATGCTGAAGATTTTTATAGGCCATACCAAAGAACCAGTATTACTGAAGTACCAAATGATGGTGCTTTTAATATAATATTTGCTGGCAATATTGGTAACGCACAGGGTTTAGATATTTTGCCTAAGGTAGCTGCATTGATAAAAGAGAAACAAGCAAATAGAAAAATTCGTTTTAACATAGTCGGAGATGGCAGATATAAAGATACATTAATTAGAATGATTCATTCTGATAATGTATCTGAATTGTTCAATTTCATTCCTAAACAACCTGCAAATAGAATTCCTGAATTTATGGCAGCTAGTGATACTGCCTTTTTATGTTTAACAAATAGTCCATTATTCGAAATGACAATTCCCGCAAAACTTCAATCTTACATGGCATGTGGTATTCCAATTATTGCTTCTGCTGAAGGTGAAACTGGTCGAATTATTAAAGAGTCGAATGCAGGTCTATCTAGTCCTGCGGGTGATGCTCAAAAGCTTTATGAGATAATCATTGAATTATCGTCCAAATCAAAAGAAGAATTGAAAGAATTAGGTATTAACGCCAGAAATTATTATGATAAAAATTTTAATAAAGAAGTTCTGTTAAAGAGAATGGATAGTAACTTTAGAGAGAACTTGGTATTGGAGGAGAAACAAATTGTTTGA
- a CDS encoding NAD-dependent epimerase/dehydratase family protein gives MKKILITGITSYVGTSLEKWLEKFPTRYSIDSISLRNDSWKEKDFSKYDVVFHVAGVAHVSTDPKLEETYYKINRDLTINSAKKARAEGVKQFIFMSSIIVYGDSSNNKRVIDKNTLPTPSNFYGNSKLQAEEGIKYLDNDKFRVVILRPPMIYGKGSKGNYPKLAKAAQILPLFPDINNERSMLHIDNLCEFIKLMIDNEERGTFFPQNSEYVKTSELVRLIAEVHGKKLKLTKIFNPVLKMMGWKIGIVNKVFGNLVYEINMSTYKDHYQIRDLRETIELTEQKR, from the coding sequence ATGAAAAAAATACTAATAACTGGAATAACCAGCTATGTAGGAACAAGCCTAGAGAAGTGGCTAGAAAAATTTCCTACTAGATATTCAATAGATTCGATTAGCTTAAGAAATGATTCATGGAAAGAAAAAGATTTCTCAAAGTATGATGTTGTGTTTCATGTGGCAGGGGTAGCACACGTCTCAACAGATCCTAAACTAGAAGAAACGTACTATAAAATAAATCGTGATCTCACAATAAATTCTGCAAAAAAGGCTAGAGCAGAAGGGGTAAAGCAGTTCATTTTTATGAGCAGCATTATTGTGTATGGAGATAGCAGCAATAATAAGAGGGTTATTGACAAAAATACATTACCTACGCCTAGTAACTTTTACGGTAACAGTAAACTGCAAGCAGAAGAGGGGATAAAGTATTTAGACAACGATAAATTTAGGGTTGTTATTTTGAGGCCCCCAATGATTTATGGAAAAGGTTCAAAAGGCAATTATCCCAAGCTGGCAAAGGCGGCGCAGATACTACCTTTATTCCCTGATATTAATAACGAGCGGAGTATGCTTCATATAGACAACCTTTGTGAGTTTATTAAACTTATGATCGATAATGAAGAAAGAGGAACTTTTTTCCCACAAAATAGTGAATATGTTAAAACGAGCGAACTGGTGAGACTGATTGCTGAAGTGCATGGGAAAAAGTTGAAACTTACCAAGATATTCAATCCGGTTTTGAAGATGATGGGATGGAAGATAGGGATTGTTAATAAAGTATTTGGAAATTTAGTCTATGAGATAAATATGAGCACTTATAAAGATCATTATCAAATTAGGGATTTACGAGAAACGATTGAATTGACGGAACAGAAAAGATAA
- a CDS encoding sugar transferase, producing the protein MYLKIKRLIDIISSLIGLIVLAPIFLILITAIKLDSQGPVLFKQRRVGIYKSYFNMLKFRTMRIDTPQNTPTHLLEHPERYITKMGKFLRKTSLDELPQIWNIFVGQMSIIGPRPALWNQYDLIAERDKYGANDVQPGLTGWAQINGRDELPIEIKAKLDGEYVREMSLWMDVKCFFGTIVSVVKSDGVVEGGTGAMRKKEVAISQEIISK; encoded by the coding sequence ATGTATCTGAAAATTAAAAGATTGATAGACATCATTTCTTCTTTAATAGGATTAATCGTTTTAGCGCCAATATTTTTGATTCTTATTACAGCTATTAAACTGGATTCACAAGGGCCCGTACTATTCAAACAAAGAAGAGTTGGTATCTATAAATCGTATTTTAATATGTTGAAGTTCCGAACTATGAGAATTGATACTCCCCAAAACACTCCAACTCATTTATTAGAGCACCCGGAGCGATACATTACAAAGATGGGTAAATTCTTGAGGAAAACTTCGCTTGATGAACTCCCTCAGATTTGGAATATTTTTGTTGGGCAGATGAGTATTATTGGACCGAGACCTGCATTATGGAATCAGTATGATCTTATTGCTGAGCGGGATAAGTACGGTGCCAATGATGTGCAGCCTGGATTGACAGGCTGGGCTCAGATTAATGGAAGGGATGAACTTCCTATTGAGATAAAGGCCAAACTTGATGGGGAGTATGTTAGGGAAATGAGCTTATGGATGGATGTTAAATGCTTCTTTGGTACCATCGTCAGTGTTGTTAAAAGTGATGGGGTTGTTGAGGGAGGGACTGGGGCGATGAGAAAAAAGGAAGTAGCAATTAGCCAGGAGATTATTTCAAAATGA